The segment ATTGGGCTGTGCAAGGGGGAATTTGTGGTTTCGGATAATTTTAATGATCCTCTTCCCGAGGAAATTCTTGAGGAGTTCGAAGGCAAATATTCGACATGAATTTTCTCCTCGATACCTGCACCTTTCTCTGGCTCCTGCTCGACGATCCGGCCCTCCCCGGAACGGTCAAAGAAAAATTGCGCAATCCGGAAAATGAGGTTTACTTGAGTGCGGTATCGGCCTGGGAAGTCATTCTCAAACAAAAAACGGGCCGTTTTCATTTGTCGCCCCATCCCGCAGAATATATGCGGAAAGAGAGGGAAAGACACCGCATTCTTCCCTTGCCTCTCGAAGAATCGTGCCTGACTCATCTCGAACGCCTCCCTGCTGTCCACCGAGATCCCTTCGACCGCATCTTGATTTGCCAGGCAATGGAACATGGGCTGACCATTCTGACGCCCGATCCGGCAATTACGCGGTATCCGATTAAAACCATGTGGGAATGAAATTTTGCCTTACGCGGCGCTTTTTTCAATAGCCAACTGCCCGCAGGCACCGAGGATATCGCGCCCGCGTGATTTGCGGATGACGGCTACATAGCCTTTATCCAAAAGAATCTTCTGAAATTTAAGGACCCACTCATCGGGTGGCCGCTTGTAAGGGGCTCCGGGAAACTCGTTGAACAGAAGCAAATTAATTTTAGCCGGAACCTGCGAGAGCAGTTTGGCCAGACGGCGGGCGTCGTCCAGAGAATCGTTCACCCCATGGAGCAAAACATACTCGAAGGTAATGCGGTTGCGTTTTGGGAGCGACATTTTTTTGAGCGATTCAAACAATTTTGTTAAGGAAAATTTTTTGTTGATCGGCATCATCTGGCCGCGGACTTCGTCTGTTGTTGCATGGAGCGAAACCGCCAGCTTCACCGGCGTCTTGTCGCCGAATTTTTCGATCTCCGGCGCAATGCCGACCGTCGAAACGGTGACATGATGCCGTGAAAAGCCGAAACATTCGGGGTCGATTAAGATTTCGAGCGCTGGATAGAGACTCTTCGTGTTCACCAGCGGCTCCCCCATTCCCATAAAGACAAGATTGGTGAGTCTCTGGGGTTGGGGGGAGTTATCGAGGTCACGACGGACCACCGCCACCTGCTCCAAGAT is part of the Deltaproteobacteria bacterium genome and harbors:
- a CDS encoding type II toxin-antitoxin system VapC family toxin, with the translated sequence MNFLLDTCTFLWLLLDDPALPGTVKEKLRNPENEVYLSAVSAWEVILKQKTGRFHLSPHPAEYMRKERERHRILPLPLEESCLTHLERLPAVHRDPFDRILICQAMEHGLTILTPDPAITRYPIKTMWE
- the rlmN gene encoding 23S rRNA (adenine(2503)-C(2))-methyltransferase RlmN codes for the protein MKTNIKNLSLSDLGERLKALGFEGYRARQVKKWLYQKDVSSFDEMTNLGKEYRRILSEHFSIPSMSVHEVHQSIDGTRKYLIELPDGKSIESVMIPTESRNTLCISTQVGCAMGCKFCYTGTMGLARNLTIFEILEQVAVVRRDLDNSPQPQRLTNLVFMGMGEPLVNTKSLYPALEILIDPECFGFSRHHVTVSTVGIAPEIEKFGDKTPVKLAVSLHATTDEVRGQMMPINKKFSLTKLFESLKKMSLPKRNRITFEYVLLHGVNDSLDDARRLAKLLSQVPAKINLLLFNEFPGAPYKRPPDEWVLKFQKILLDKGYVAVIRKSRGRDILGACGQLAIEKSAA